From the genome of Sphingobacterium kitahiroshimense, one region includes:
- a CDS encoding glycosyltransferase family 2 protein, with protein sequence MYIALVLYMRKGWFEIPTVISNCLPVKRISIIIAARNEENGIARTIDAVLNQKFPPEQFELIVIDDHSTDRTSDVVLSYAHRGVQLIQLNESNKLNSYKKLAIAKAIDLCTGEIIVTTDADCRMGENWLMTIISYFETQDLYLLSSPVVYSEEKSFFERLQTLEFLYLIGLGAAGIGNKNPTTCNGANLAYRKDIFYEMGGFAGIDELASGDDELFLHKVAAKYPHKIGFCKSTDAVVYTDAKPTIRSFISQRKRWASKSTKYKNKAIVLLGITIWLFNFCMLTCLIVGLFYHYSYLFTFLVVLIAKIIVEYLFIQPLTQFSKREELMRYLPILSSFHIIYLVYIGILGNIGKYDWKGRQVK encoded by the coding sequence GTGTATATCGCTCTGGTTCTGTATATGCGGAAAGGTTGGTTTGAAATACCAACTGTAATATCGAACTGTTTACCGGTCAAACGTATTTCTATTATTATAGCCGCACGTAATGAAGAGAATGGTATAGCACGTACTATTGATGCTGTACTTAATCAAAAATTTCCACCTGAACAGTTTGAATTAATTGTAATCGATGACCATTCTACTGATCGGACAAGTGATGTTGTATTGTCCTACGCGCACAGAGGAGTACAATTAATTCAGTTGAATGAGAGCAATAAATTGAATTCATATAAAAAGCTTGCTATAGCGAAGGCTATTGATTTATGTACAGGAGAGATCATTGTTACAACTGACGCTGATTGTAGGATGGGTGAAAATTGGTTAATGACAATCATTAGCTATTTTGAAACTCAAGACTTATATCTTTTATCTTCTCCTGTAGTGTATTCAGAAGAGAAATCATTTTTTGAAAGACTTCAAACACTTGAGTTTTTATATTTAATAGGCTTAGGCGCAGCAGGTATTGGTAATAAAAATCCGACAACTTGCAACGGAGCAAATTTGGCATATCGAAAAGATATTTTTTATGAAATGGGTGGATTTGCCGGTATCGATGAATTAGCATCTGGTGATGATGAATTATTTTTGCATAAAGTTGCTGCAAAATATCCACATAAAATAGGATTCTGTAAATCTACAGATGCAGTGGTTTATACCGATGCTAAGCCTACAATTAGGTCATTTATAAGTCAGCGGAAGCGTTGGGCTTCTAAGAGTACAAAATATAAAAATAAAGCAATTGTGTTACTCGGAATCACAATTTGGTTATTCAACTTTTGTATGCTTACCTGTCTTATCGTAGGTTTATTTTATCATTATTCCTATCTTTTTACTTTTTTGGTAGTATTAATCGCTAAAATCATAGTTGAATATCTATTTATTCAACCCTTAACTCAGTTTTCTAAGAGAGAGGAGTTAATGCGGTATTTACCAATTCTTTCCTCGTTTCATATAATATACCTCGTGTATATTGGTATACTTGGTAATATCGGTAAATATGATTGGAAAGGTCGGCAGGTTAAATAA
- a CDS encoding lysylphosphatidylglycerol synthase domain-containing protein: protein MLTKVQKKYSGILIKIAVLAFAGWYIYQQLSDPKNLLKFETLIAGIDPHYFWLTFSLIVFLMFVNWMLEVVKWQYLAIRIERISFERAFQSVFSGLTWAIFTPNRIGEYGGRVLFLKPENRAKGAIAMGVGLFAQLVLTSIAGALSIAWFACTYMDTPVSIEFGIWLLAILYATGFLVLYFNVHWIDLLVGRIKFLERIKPFFSILEEYTFKELLVVILISLARFIIFTSQYIILMLVILPELPFVAMILMIFILFFVQAALPTLDIFDFSVRSFVAGNLYSYITNQELAVMAIVSCIWFVNLILPAVLGSIFVLKINFFGDSKS, encoded by the coding sequence ATGCTAACAAAGGTTCAAAAAAAATATAGCGGGATATTGATAAAAATTGCGGTACTAGCTTTTGCTGGATGGTATATTTATCAACAATTATCCGATCCTAAAAATCTTCTGAAGTTTGAAACATTAATCGCAGGTATAGATCCTCATTATTTCTGGTTGACATTTAGCTTAATCGTGTTCTTGATGTTTGTTAATTGGATGCTTGAAGTTGTAAAATGGCAATATTTGGCTATTAGAATTGAAAGAATATCTTTTGAACGTGCATTTCAATCGGTATTTAGTGGATTAACATGGGCTATTTTTACTCCAAATAGGATTGGTGAATATGGAGGTCGTGTTTTGTTTTTGAAACCTGAAAATCGAGCAAAAGGTGCTATAGCAATGGGAGTTGGGTTATTTGCACAACTTGTATTAACCAGTATAGCTGGTGCTTTAAGTATTGCTTGGTTTGCATGTACTTATATGGATACTCCGGTTTCTATAGAGTTTGGAATTTGGTTATTAGCAATATTGTATGCGACAGGTTTTTTAGTACTTTATTTTAATGTGCATTGGATTGATTTATTGGTTGGTCGAATTAAATTTCTAGAACGTATCAAACCTTTCTTTTCTATTTTGGAAGAGTATACTTTTAAGGAATTGCTTGTTGTCATATTGATATCGTTGGCAAGATTTATCATTTTTACTTCTCAGTACATTATTTTAATGTTGGTCATTTTACCAGAATTACCATTCGTGGCAATGATTTTGATGATATTTATTCTTTTCTTTGTGCAGGCCGCATTACCGACATTGGATATTTTTGATTTTAGTGTAAGAAGTTTTGTTGCAGGTAATCTTTATAGTTATATCACAAATCAAGAACTAGCCGTGATGGCAATTGTTTCTTGTATTTGGTTCGTTAATTTGATACTTCCAGCTGTTTTAGGTTCTATTTTTGTTTTGAAAATAAATTTTTTTGGTGATTCTAAGTCTTAG
- the ruvC gene encoding crossover junction endodeoxyribonuclease RuvC codes for MQKEKAKERIILGIDPGTAVLGYGIIREQGNNISLITMGVVKMGHLDDHALKLQRIFKKTTALIEEYKPDSVALEAPFYGKNIQVMLKLGRAQGVAMAAALNFDIPIFEYAPRKIKQSVTGNGNATKEQVAGMLKSLLKFNESPEFLDATDGLAVAVCHSFQKNATSETGKSYSGWSAFVKDNEKRIK; via the coding sequence ATGCAGAAGGAGAAAGCAAAAGAGAGAATTATTTTAGGTATTGACCCCGGAACAGCTGTTCTAGGTTACGGAATCATACGTGAACAAGGAAACAATATCAGTCTCATTACTATGGGAGTCGTGAAAATGGGGCATCTTGATGACCATGCTCTGAAACTCCAACGTATATTTAAAAAAACTACTGCTTTAATAGAGGAATATAAACCGGACAGTGTTGCATTAGAAGCTCCATTTTATGGAAAAAACATACAAGTAATGTTGAAACTAGGAAGAGCACAAGGTGTCGCTATGGCCGCCGCATTAAATTTTGATATTCCTATATTTGAATATGCTCCACGAAAAATAAAGCAATCAGTAACTGGAAATGGAAATGCAACCAAAGAGCAAGTAGCAGGCATGCTCAAATCATTATTAAAATTTAATGAAAGCCCTGAATTTTTAGACGCAACAGATGGATTAGCTGTTGCTGTTTGTCATTCCTTTCAAAAAAATGCGACCTCCGAAACTGGCAAAAGTTACAGTGGTTGGAGTGCATTTGTAAAAGATAATGAAAAAAGAATCAAGTAA
- a CDS encoding Lrp/AsnC ligand binding domain-containing protein, with protein MENNYSNYDLDNLDIQILSILMNDASIPYTEIAKKLIVSGGTIHVRMKKMEELGIIKGSNLIINPQKVGFDITAFLGIYLEKGSQYSDAVAQLKEIKEVVELHYCTGQYSIFAKIICRDTVHLRKVLNEDIQSVQGIQRTETIISLEESIKRQISLV; from the coding sequence ATGGAAAACAACTATTCTAATTACGATTTAGACAATCTTGATATTCAGATATTATCAATTTTGATGAATGATGCGTCTATTCCTTATACAGAAATAGCAAAAAAGTTAATTGTATCTGGTGGCACTATACATGTACGCATGAAAAAAATGGAAGAACTAGGTATTATTAAAGGATCCAACTTAATTATTAATCCTCAGAAAGTTGGTTTCGATATCACTGCCTTCTTAGGGATTTACCTTGAAAAAGGATCTCAATACTCTGATGCTGTTGCTCAATTAAAAGAAATTAAAGAAGTCGTTGAATTACATTACTGCACGGGACAATATAGTATTTTTGCAAAAATAATCTGTCGCGATACTGTACACCTGCGTAAAGTATTAAATGAAGATATACAATCTGTACAAGGAATTCAGCGTACTGAGACTATTATATCTCTTGAAGAGAGTATAAAAAGACAGATTAGTTTAGTCTAG
- a CDS encoding M20 family metallo-hydrolase, protein MNNRVELFEESLALLKSLIRTPSFSREEEETATIIAQFFTAKGIVPYRKANNIWVYNKWYSTDKPTILLNSHHDTVKPNTGYTRDPFSPDIVDGKLYGLGSNDAGGCLVSLIATFLHFYEDKDLKYNFCLAATAEEEISGKCGIESIVSDLGTLDFAIVGEPTLMDLAISEKGLMVLDCTAHGISGHAARDEGENALYNALADIEWFRSYQFERESNKLGPIKMSVTMIQCGVQHNVVPATCDYVVDVRTTDAYSNEETLEIIKLHVQSDVHARSTRLNSSSIPEDHPLVLSGVSLGKKTYGSPTMSDQALLRIPSVKLGPGFSGRSHMADEFIFLDEIRKGIDDYINILEKIV, encoded by the coding sequence ATGAATAATCGAGTTGAGTTATTTGAAGAAAGTTTAGCCTTATTAAAGTCTTTAATACGTACCCCTTCTTTTAGTAGAGAGGAAGAAGAAACTGCAACGATAATAGCACAATTCTTTACTGCGAAAGGAATTGTTCCCTACAGAAAAGCAAATAATATTTGGGTTTATAATAAATGGTATAGTACCGATAAACCTACGATACTGTTGAACTCACATCATGACACTGTAAAACCAAACACTGGTTATACAAGAGATCCATTTTCTCCAGATATAGTAGATGGAAAGCTTTATGGATTAGGAAGTAATGATGCAGGTGGATGTTTGGTTTCTTTGATTGCAACTTTTCTACATTTTTATGAAGACAAAGATTTAAAATATAATTTTTGTTTAGCAGCTACTGCTGAAGAGGAAATCTCCGGTAAATGTGGAATTGAATCAATTGTTTCAGATTTAGGAACTTTAGATTTTGCTATAGTAGGAGAACCAACTTTAATGGATTTAGCGATCTCAGAAAAGGGCCTAATGGTATTAGATTGCACTGCTCATGGCATATCAGGCCATGCTGCACGAGATGAGGGAGAAAATGCTTTATATAATGCATTAGCAGATATCGAATGGTTTAGATCCTACCAGTTTGAGCGTGAATCAAATAAATTAGGACCCATTAAAATGTCCGTGACGATGATTCAGTGTGGTGTTCAACATAATGTTGTTCCCGCAACTTGCGATTATGTTGTCGATGTTAGAACAACAGATGCATACAGTAATGAAGAAACATTAGAAATAATAAAACTACATGTACAATCTGATGTCCATGCTCGTTCAACACGTTTAAATTCATCTTCTATTCCAGAAGATCATCCTCTTGTTTTGTCAGGTGTTAGTCTTGGAAAAAAGACTTATGGCTCTCCTACAATGAGTGATCAAGCATTGTTGCGGATACCTTCTGTGAAGTTAGGACCGGGCTTCTCCGGACGATCGCATATGGCCGATGAGTTTATTTTCTTGGATGAAATTAGGAAAGGCATTGACGATTATATTAATATTTTAGAAAAAATCGTATAA
- the proC gene encoding pyrroline-5-carboxylate reductase, whose product MKRITIIGTGNIGLSLAKGLVKNQFCNADQITLTRRNIKALNQEREDGFVVTDSNIEAVRDADIIVFAILPQQLRKVLEEIAPIVQGSNQVFVSVVSGVSCVDIKEVLGVNALVVRAMPNTAIAIGQSMTCIATDNAPSDIVKDVEVMFETVGAVVVINEDLMTSATALCACGIAFFLRAIRAASQGGVEIGFHAHDALKMAVQTAKGAADLLLQTQSHPESEIDKVTSPKGCTIAGLNEMEHHGFSSAFIKGIKLSAQKAGGLYNE is encoded by the coding sequence ATGAAAAGAATTACCATTATCGGAACGGGGAATATTGGTTTGTCTCTTGCAAAAGGATTAGTAAAAAATCAGTTTTGTAATGCGGATCAAATCACTTTAACAAGACGTAATATTAAAGCCTTAAATCAAGAAAGGGAAGATGGTTTTGTTGTTACAGATAGTAATATCGAAGCAGTTAGAGATGCCGATATTATTGTCTTTGCAATTTTACCTCAACAATTACGAAAAGTTTTGGAAGAAATAGCTCCGATAGTTCAAGGTTCTAATCAGGTTTTTGTATCTGTTGTATCTGGGGTAAGTTGCGTTGATATAAAAGAAGTGCTTGGTGTAAATGCATTGGTCGTAAGGGCAATGCCAAATACAGCAATTGCAATTGGTCAGTCGATGACATGTATTGCAACTGATAATGCACCTTCAGATATTGTGAAGGATGTAGAAGTTATGTTTGAAACGGTGGGCGCAGTTGTAGTTATTAACGAAGATTTAATGACTTCTGCTACTGCATTATGTGCTTGTGGTATTGCTTTTTTCTTGAGAGCTATACGAGCAGCTTCACAGGGTGGAGTAGAAATTGGTTTTCATGCGCATGATGCTCTTAAAATGGCTGTTCAGACAGCAAAAGGTGCCGCAGATTTATTATTGCAAACTCAATCACATCCTGAAAGTGAAATTGATAAGGTGACTTCGCCTAAGGGGTGTACTATTGCAGGGCTTAATGAAATGGAACACCATGGTTTCAGTTCCGCATTTATTAAAGGAATAAAATTGTCTGCACAAAAAGCTGGAGGCCTCTACAATGAATAA
- the argB gene encoding acetylglutamate kinase, protein MSNSGLNIIKIGGNIIDDEVLLDSFLEKFAALPGKKILVHGGGKIATRIATDLGIEAKMVEGRRITDEAMLRVVTMVYAGLTNKNIVAKLQVLQCDAIGLSGADGGTIKAIKRPVKDIDYGFVGDILHDSVNTASIKKFLEAGFVPVFSAITHNGLGQLLNTNADTIASALAVGLSSLYDTSLVYCFEKNGVLKDINDEQSVINSIRADEFLQLKEDGVIHDGMVPKLQNAFDAIQKGVRNVYIGHANNLHLFQQGQFGTCLTLK, encoded by the coding sequence ATGTCAAATAGTGGCCTTAATATTATAAAAATTGGTGGCAATATTATCGATGATGAAGTATTGTTAGACTCATTTTTGGAAAAATTTGCGGCTTTGCCTGGCAAAAAAATCTTAGTGCATGGAGGAGGAAAGATTGCGACACGTATTGCAACAGATTTGGGAATTGAAGCTAAGATGGTGGAAGGCAGAAGAATTACAGATGAAGCAATGTTGCGGGTTGTTACAATGGTGTATGCGGGTTTAACTAATAAGAATATTGTTGCAAAGCTTCAAGTTTTACAATGTGATGCTATTGGTTTAAGTGGTGCAGATGGAGGTACAATTAAAGCAATAAAGCGACCTGTTAAAGATATTGATTACGGCTTTGTCGGGGATATTTTGCACGATTCTGTCAATACTGCTTCTATTAAGAAATTTTTGGAAGCGGGATTTGTTCCTGTATTTTCTGCAATAACTCATAATGGTTTAGGACAACTTTTAAATACCAATGCAGATACGATCGCATCAGCTTTAGCTGTTGGGCTGTCATCATTATATGATACATCTCTAGTATATTGTTTTGAAAAAAATGGTGTACTTAAAGATATCAATGATGAACAGTCTGTAATTAATTCAATCCGTGCCGACGAATTTTTACAGTTAAAGGAAGACGGTGTTATTCATGATGGAATGGTACCAAAATTGCAAAATGCATTCGATGCTATACAAAAAGGTGTTCGGAATGTGTATATTGGTCATGCCAATAATTTGCACTTATTCCAACAGGGCCAATTTGGCACTTGTTTGACCTTAAAATAG
- a CDS encoding acetylornithine carbamoyltransferase — MKKFFSVKDVASVSEIVKEAMELKANPNTLESLGKYKTLGLVFLNPSLRTRLSTQKAAMNLGMNVMVMNMDKDGWALETQDGVVMNGTTVEHIREAAAVMGEYCDILGLRSFPKLKNRDEDYSEDLFNKFIEYCGVPVVSLESATRHPLQSLTDIITISEYKVTEKPKVVLAWAPHVKALPQAVPNSFSEWMCQAQVEGLVDFTIAHPEGYQLSEEFTEGAKISNDLDQSLKNADFVYVKNWSSYEEYGEVYPVIENWLIDNEKLALTNDAKVMHCLPVRRDLELSAEVLDGPNSLVIKEAGNRVWAAQVVLKRMLESLEKNK, encoded by the coding sequence ATGAAAAAGTTTTTTTCAGTTAAAGATGTTGCTAGTGTTTCTGAAATAGTTAAAGAAGCAATGGAGTTGAAAGCTAACCCTAACACTTTGGAAAGTTTGGGCAAATACAAAACATTGGGTCTGGTATTTTTAAACCCAAGTTTGCGCACACGTTTAAGTACTCAAAAAGCAGCTATGAATTTAGGAATGAATGTCATGGTTATGAATATGGATAAAGATGGCTGGGCATTGGAGACTCAAGATGGTGTCGTAATGAACGGAACTACTGTTGAACATATCCGTGAGGCCGCAGCGGTAATGGGTGAGTATTGTGATATTTTGGGCTTACGTTCTTTTCCTAAATTGAAAAATAGGGATGAGGATTACTCTGAAGATTTATTTAATAAGTTTATCGAATATTGTGGTGTTCCAGTTGTGTCTTTGGAAAGTGCAACCCGCCATCCTTTACAGAGTTTAACTGATATTATAACAATAAGTGAATATAAAGTCACAGAAAAACCAAAGGTTGTTTTAGCGTGGGCACCACATGTAAAAGCTTTGCCACAAGCGGTACCAAATTCTTTTTCAGAGTGGATGTGTCAAGCGCAGGTTGAAGGCTTGGTCGATTTCACTATAGCACATCCAGAGGGATATCAATTGTCTGAAGAGTTTACTGAGGGTGCGAAGATTTCAAATGATCTAGATCAGAGTCTCAAAAATGCAGATTTTGTTTATGTTAAGAATTGGTCTTCTTATGAGGAATATGGTGAAGTATATCCAGTTATTGAAAATTGGTTAATTGATAATGAGAAATTAGCGTTAACAAATGACGCAAAGGTTATGCATTGCTTACCAGTAAGACGTGATTTAGAATTATCCGCAGAGGTACTTGATGGGCCTAATTCTTTGGTCATTAAGGAAGCTGGTAATCGTGTATGGGCTGCACAGGTTGTTTTAAAACGTATGCTTGAAAGCTTAGAAAAAAATAAATAG
- a CDS encoding aspartate aminotransferase family protein has product MDLFNVYPINPINIVRAQGSTVWDAEENPYLDLYGGHAVISIGHTHPNYVQRITEQLNQIGFYSNSVEIPIQRELAQLLGKVSGKEDYHLFLCNSGAEANENALKLASFYNSRKKVIAFSKAFHGRTSLAVACTDNPNIIAPVNETDNVIFLPFNDEDAISNAFKNYGEEISSVIIEGIQGVGGIREASVSFLRLIRTLCDQYASVFIADSVQCGYGRSGLFYSHDYSGIEADIYTMAKGMGNGFPIGAISIAPKFVASYGMLGTTFGGNHLACAAAVAVLEVIQQDSLIQNAATVGSYLIEELRKFDQISEVRGRGLMIGIDLPSELAHVRKDLLEKHRIFTGEAKPTVIRLLPALNTTKEMADQFLTAFTEILEG; this is encoded by the coding sequence ATGGACTTATTTAACGTTTATCCCATTAATCCAATCAATATTGTAAGAGCACAGGGCTCAACGGTGTGGGATGCCGAAGAAAATCCTTACTTGGATTTATATGGTGGTCATGCTGTGATTTCAATTGGTCATACGCATCCAAATTATGTTCAACGTATCACAGAACAATTAAATCAAATTGGATTTTATTCGAATTCTGTGGAGATTCCTATTCAGCGTGAATTAGCTCAATTATTAGGTAAAGTTTCTGGGAAAGAGGATTATCATTTGTTTTTATGTAATTCAGGTGCAGAGGCAAATGAAAATGCGTTAAAGTTGGCTTCTTTTTATAATTCAAGAAAAAAAGTGATTGCTTTTTCAAAGGCATTTCACGGTCGTACATCTTTGGCAGTAGCTTGTACTGATAATCCAAATATTATTGCTCCTGTCAATGAGACTGATAACGTCATTTTCTTACCTTTTAATGATGAAGATGCTATATCTAATGCTTTCAAAAATTATGGCGAGGAAATTTCATCGGTGATTATTGAAGGTATACAGGGTGTTGGTGGCATAAGGGAAGCGTCTGTTTCATTTCTTCGTCTGATACGCACACTCTGCGATCAATATGCTTCTGTATTTATCGCTGATTCAGTACAGTGTGGTTATGGCCGTTCTGGTTTGTTTTATTCTCATGATTATTCTGGGATAGAAGCTGATATTTATACTATGGCAAAAGGTATGGGTAATGGTTTTCCTATCGGTGCAATTAGCATCGCTCCAAAATTTGTGGCATCATACGGTATGCTGGGAACTACTTTTGGGGGAAATCATTTGGCTTGTGCAGCCGCTGTTGCTGTCTTAGAAGTTATTCAACAGGATAGTTTAATTCAAAATGCAGCGACTGTTGGATCTTATTTAATTGAAGAATTACGCAAGTTTGATCAAATTTCTGAAGTAAGAGGAAGAGGACTGATGATAGGTATTGATTTACCTAGTGAATTAGCGCATGTAAGGAAAGATCTGTTGGAAAAGCATAGAATATTTACAGGTGAAGCAAAGCCTACTGTAATACGCTTATTGCCCGCATTAAATACAACAAAAGAAATGGCCGATCAATTTTTAACGGCTTTTACAGAAATTTTGGAAGGTTAG
- the rplQ gene encoding 50S ribosomal protein L17 — translation MRHGKKVNHLGRTDSHRKAMLANMATSLVKHKRITTTLAKAKALRKYVEPLITKSKNDTTHSRRTVFAYLKDKEAVTILFREISEKVANRPGGYTRIIKMENRLGDNAEMAFIELVDYNEIYGAKAATEKKATRRRGTSKKKADTTEEAPAETDVTTASTEEENKD, via the coding sequence ATGAGACACGGAAAAAAAGTAAATCACTTAGGTCGTACTGACAGCCATAGAAAGGCAATGTTAGCTAACATGGCAACGTCATTAGTAAAACATAAACGTATTACAACAACTTTAGCAAAAGCTAAAGCGTTACGTAAATATGTTGAGCCTTTGATTACTAAATCTAAAAACGATACGACTCACTCTCGTCGTACTGTTTTCGCTTACTTAAAAGATAAAGAGGCTGTTACTATCTTGTTCCGTGAAATTTCGGAAAAAGTAGCTAATCGTCCAGGTGGTTATACACGTATTATCAAAATGGAAAATCGTTTAGGTGATAACGCTGAAATGGCATTTATCGAATTGGTAGACTATAATGAAATTTACGGTGCTAAAGCTGCTACTGAGAAAAAAGCAACTCGTCGTCGTGGTACTTCTAAGAAGAAAGCTGATACAACTGAAGAAGCTCCAGCTGAAACGGATGTTACTACTGCGTCTACAGAAGAAGAAAACAAAGACTAG
- a CDS encoding DNA-directed RNA polymerase subunit alpha: protein MAILAFQRPDKVIMQKSTDFDGTFEFRPLEPGFGVTIGNALRRILLSSLEGYAITSIRFSGVSHEFSTIKGVVEDVTEIILNLKQVRFQKTGDQGDSEKIFVVINGQEQFSAGDITKFSNNFTVLNPDLVICNMDSSVTIEVELSVAKGRGYVNADENKVVDGPVGLIAIDSIFTPIKNVKFTIENYRVEQKTDYEKLLLDISTDGSIHPEEALKEAAKILIQHFILFSDENMLLESQTKEETKVVDEEILHMRKILKMELVDLDLSVRALNCLKAADIRSLSELVTYDVADMLKFRNFGKKSLSEIQELVKSKGLSFGMNLSKYKLDED, encoded by the coding sequence ATGGCAATTTTAGCATTTCAAAGACCGGATAAAGTTATCATGCAAAAATCTACAGATTTTGATGGTACGTTCGAATTTCGTCCATTGGAGCCTGGTTTTGGTGTAACCATTGGTAATGCTTTGCGCCGTATTTTATTGTCCTCATTAGAAGGATATGCAATTACGTCGATAAGGTTTTCAGGCGTTTCGCACGAATTTTCAACTATCAAAGGTGTAGTTGAAGACGTTACGGAGATCATTTTGAATTTGAAACAAGTTCGTTTTCAAAAAACTGGTGATCAAGGTGATAGCGAAAAGATATTTGTAGTAATCAATGGTCAAGAGCAATTCTCAGCTGGTGATATCACAAAATTCTCAAACAACTTTACAGTATTAAATCCTGATTTGGTTATCTGTAACATGGATAGCTCGGTTACAATTGAAGTAGAATTGAGCGTAGCTAAAGGTCGTGGTTATGTAAATGCTGATGAGAATAAAGTCGTTGATGGTCCTGTAGGATTAATCGCGATTGATTCGATCTTTACTCCGATTAAGAATGTTAAATTTACCATTGAGAACTACCGTGTAGAACAAAAAACTGACTACGAGAAATTGTTGTTAGATATTTCTACAGATGGTTCGATTCATCCAGAAGAAGCTTTAAAAGAAGCTGCTAAAATCTTAATTCAACACTTTATCTTATTCTCTGATGAGAATATGCTTCTTGAGTCTCAGACTAAAGAGGAAACTAAAGTTGTTGATGAAGAAATTTTACATATGCGTAAAATTTTGAAAATGGAATTAGTTGACTTAGATCTATCAGTTCGCGCATTGAACTGTTTGAAAGCTGCTGATATTCGCTCACTATCTGAATTAGTTACTTATGACGTAGCAGATATGTTGAAATTCAGAAACTTCGGTAAAAAATCATTAAGCGAAATCCAAGAATTGGTTAAATCGAAAGGTTTATCATTTGGAATGAACTTGTCTAAATATAAGTTAGACGAAGATTAA
- the rpsD gene encoding 30S ribosomal protein S4 has protein sequence MARYTGPKSKIARKFREPIFGPDKALEKKNYPPGQHGASKRRGKQSEYAIQLLEKQKAKYTYGVLERQFANLFVKAASKQGITGEIFLKLLEARLDNTVYRLGIAPTRSAARQLVSHKHITVNGELVNIPSYSLRPGDVIAVRERSQTLETITDSVAGRIINKYSWLEWNAKELTGTFLSFPERSDIPENIKENLIVELYSK, from the coding sequence ATGGCTAGATATACAGGACCTAAGTCCAAAATTGCCCGTAAATTTAGAGAGCCGATTTTCGGCCCAGATAAAGCGTTAGAAAAAAAGAATTATCCTCCTGGACAACATGGAGCATCTAAACGCAGAGGTAAACAATCTGAATACGCTATTCAGTTGTTAGAAAAGCAAAAAGCAAAATACACTTACGGGGTGTTAGAGCGTCAATTCGCTAATTTGTTTGTTAAAGCTGCCTCAAAACAAGGTATTACAGGGGAGATCTTCTTGAAATTATTAGAAGCTCGTTTAGATAACACGGTATACCGTTTAGGTATTGCCCCTACTCGTTCTGCTGCACGTCAGTTAGTATCGCACAAGCACATTACTGTTAACGGAGAATTAGTTAACATTCCATCATATAGCTTACGTCCAGGTGATGTAATCGCTGTTCGTGAGCGTTCTCAAACTCTTGAAACAATCACTGATTCAGTTGCTGGTAGAATCATCAACAAATACTCATGGTTGGAGTGGAATGCAAAAGAACTTACAGGTACTTTTTTAAGTTTCCCTGAGAGATCTGACATTCCTGAGAATATCAAAGAGAACTTAATCGTAGAGTTATACTCTAAATAA
- the rpsK gene encoding 30S ribosomal protein S11, whose translation MAKTKKAAKKRIVVIEPVGQAHINATFNNIIVTLTNNQGQTISWSSAGKMGFRGSKKNTPYAAGQAANDCGKVAYDLGLRKVEVFVKGPGAGRESAIRTLQTVGIDVTTIKDITPLPHNGCRPPKRRRV comes from the coding sequence ATGGCTAAAACTAAAAAAGCTGCAAAAAAACGTATTGTTGTAATTGAGCCTGTTGGTCAAGCACACATCAATGCTACGTTTAATAATATCATTGTAACTTTGACTAATAATCAAGGTCAAACTATTTCTTGGTCAAGTGCTGGGAAAATGGGTTTTAGAGGGTCTAAAAAGAATACACCGTACGCGGCAGGACAAGCAGCAAATGACTGTGGAAAAGTTGCATACGATTTAGGTCTACGCAAAGTAGAAGTATTCGTAAAAGGACCTGGTGCTGGACGTGAGTCGGCTATCAGAACATTACAAACTGTTGGAATCGATGTGACTACTATCAAAGATATCACACCACTTCCTCACAACGGTTGTCGTCCTCCAAAACGTAGAAGAGTTTAA